The Cellulomonas wangleii genome includes a region encoding these proteins:
- a CDS encoding peptide MFS transporter, producing the protein MSEAADVPAVEVEVTGRAPRERTFFGHPFGLFTLFTTELWERFSYYGMRAILFYFLTDTLANDGLGLDDATGAALVAVYGSAVYLVTVVGGWVADRLIGARRSVLWGGVVIAAGHVSLAVPAHWTAYLGIVLVALGTGLLKPNVSSMVGELYRRDDPRRDSGFSIFYMGINIGSFTAPFIVQIAREIGGYHAGFSVAAVGMGLALVAFVLGRRALHGAGEVVPNPLTPQDRPRVVRMALLVVLALLAATALAWLVVRAGGRDVGALNIIIDALSYLAFAAPVVMFLVMFRSPKVNTAERSRLGAYIPLFVAAMLFWMIFEQASNTLSQYARDHTDLDVGGVTISPVLYQSVNPASIILLAPVFAWLWVKLDGRPSTAVKFAIGLTLAALSFIFLAGASAVAGDGRSPWWVLVVVYVVQTLGELCLSPVGLAATTLLAPRAFRGQAMALWFLAPAAGQAITAQLITATEGMSRTAFFGGIGVVALVVAGAMFALSPWVTRRIREGAESDEDVAARA; encoded by the coding sequence ATGAGCGAAGCCGCCGACGTCCCGGCCGTCGAGGTGGAGGTGACGGGACGCGCACCTCGGGAGCGGACCTTCTTCGGCCACCCCTTCGGGCTGTTCACGCTCTTCACCACCGAGCTGTGGGAGCGGTTCAGCTACTACGGCATGCGCGCGATCCTCTTCTACTTCCTCACCGACACGTTGGCGAACGACGGGCTCGGGCTCGACGACGCGACGGGTGCCGCCCTCGTGGCGGTGTACGGGTCGGCGGTCTACCTGGTCACCGTGGTGGGGGGGTGGGTGGCCGACCGGCTCATCGGAGCGCGCCGGTCGGTGCTGTGGGGCGGTGTCGTCATCGCCGCCGGGCACGTCAGCCTCGCGGTCCCCGCGCACTGGACCGCCTACCTGGGCATCGTCCTGGTCGCGCTCGGGACGGGCCTGCTCAAGCCGAACGTCTCCAGCATGGTGGGCGAGCTGTACCGGCGGGACGACCCGCGCCGGGACTCCGGCTTCTCGATCTTCTACATGGGCATCAACATCGGGTCGTTCACCGCACCGTTCATCGTGCAGATCGCCCGCGAGATCGGCGGGTACCACGCCGGGTTCTCCGTCGCCGCCGTCGGGATGGGGCTCGCGCTGGTCGCGTTCGTCCTGGGTCGACGCGCGCTGCACGGGGCCGGCGAGGTCGTGCCCAACCCGCTCACGCCGCAGGACCGGCCGCGCGTCGTGCGGATGGCGCTGCTCGTGGTCCTGGCGCTGCTCGCCGCCACGGCGCTGGCGTGGCTGGTCGTGCGGGCCGGTGGCCGCGACGTCGGTGCGCTGAACATCATCATCGACGCGCTGTCGTACCTGGCGTTCGCCGCCCCGGTCGTCATGTTCCTCGTGATGTTCCGCTCGCCCAAGGTGAACACCGCCGAGCGCTCGCGCCTCGGCGCGTACATCCCGCTGTTCGTGGCCGCCATGCTCTTCTGGATGATCTTCGAGCAGGCCTCGAACACCCTGTCGCAGTACGCCCGGGACCACACCGACCTCGACGTGGGCGGCGTGACCATCTCGCCGGTGCTGTACCAGTCGGTGAACCCGGCCTCGATCATCCTGCTGGCCCCGGTGTTCGCCTGGCTGTGGGTGAAGCTCGACGGGCGGCCCTCCACGGCCGTGAAGTTCGCGATCGGGCTGACGCTGGCCGCGCTGAGCTTCATCTTCCTGGCGGGCGCGTCGGCCGTGGCGGGCGACGGCCGCTCGCCGTGGTGGGTGCTCGTCGTCGTGTACGTCGTGCAGACCCTCGGGGAGCTGTGCCTGTCACCGGTGGGGCTGGCCGCGACGACCCTGCTGGCGCCCCGCGCGTTCCGCGGGCAGGCCATGGCGCTGTGGTTCCTGGCCCCCGCGGCAGGGCAGGCGATCACGGCGCAGCTCATCACCGCGACCGAGGGCATGAGCCGCACGGCGTTCTTCGGCGGGATCGGCGTCGTCGCCCTGGTCGTCGCCGGGGCGATGTTCGCGCTGTCGCCGTGGGTGACGCGCCGGATCCGCGAGGGTGCCGAGAGCGACGAGGACGTCGCGGCGCGGGCGTGA
- a CDS encoding LacI family DNA-binding transcriptional regulator — protein MSYDLDVDPFPRVKMADVARTAGVSVATVSKVVNGRYGVSQRTLERVQEVIADLGYEASLGARSLRSYRTNVLGILVAEFEPFSAELLKGAGSAVAATGYELLAYSGGGGGSAEVGWERRYLSRLSGTLIDGAIIVTPTVVEARPGVPVVAVDPHTGPTGLPTVDSDNLTGAVLATRHLLELGHRRIAFLGGRPDLDSARLREKGFRRAMADAGVPVDESLVGMGDYRRGTAQEPARVLLDREDPPTAVFAANDLSALGVLDVARSLGIGVPSELSVIGFDNVPESALSVPPLTTVEQPLQAMGAAALHLLVDLIAGTDGTTHRRLPTSLVPRASTAPPPRRA, from the coding sequence ATGTCCTATGATCTCGACGTGGACCCGTTCCCCCGCGTCAAGATGGCCGATGTCGCCCGGACAGCCGGGGTCTCCGTCGCGACCGTTTCCAAGGTGGTCAATGGTCGCTACGGCGTTTCGCAGCGCACACTTGAGCGTGTGCAGGAGGTCATCGCCGATCTCGGCTACGAGGCGAGCCTCGGCGCACGGTCGTTACGGTCCTACCGGACGAACGTGCTGGGCATCCTGGTCGCCGAGTTCGAGCCCTTCTCCGCGGAGCTCCTCAAGGGCGCCGGCAGCGCCGTGGCAGCCACCGGGTACGAGCTGCTGGCGTACTCCGGCGGCGGTGGCGGCTCGGCCGAGGTCGGCTGGGAGCGGCGGTACCTGTCCCGCCTGTCCGGCACCCTCATCGACGGCGCGATCATCGTGACCCCGACGGTCGTCGAGGCCCGTCCCGGCGTCCCCGTCGTCGCGGTCGACCCGCACACCGGGCCGACGGGCCTGCCGACGGTCGACTCGGACAACCTCACCGGCGCCGTGCTCGCCACGCGCCACCTGCTGGAGCTCGGGCACCGGCGCATCGCGTTCCTCGGCGGACGCCCCGACCTCGACTCCGCGCGGCTGCGCGAGAAGGGCTTCCGGCGCGCCATGGCCGACGCGGGCGTCCCGGTCGACGAGTCGCTGGTCGGCATGGGCGACTACCGCCGCGGGACGGCGCAGGAGCCCGCCCGGGTCCTGCTCGACCGCGAGGACCCCCCGACCGCGGTGTTCGCCGCCAACGACCTGTCCGCGCTCGGCGTGCTCGACGTCGCCCGCTCGCTGGGGATCGGCGTGCCCTCCGAGCTGTCGGTGATCGGCTTCGACAACGTCCCCGAGTCCGCCCTGAGCGTCCCGCCGCTGACCACGGTCGAGCAGCCGCTGCAGGCGATGGGTGCCGCCGCGCTGCACCTGCTCGTGGACCTCATCGCCGGCACGGACGGCACGACGCACCGGCGTCTGCCGACGTCGTTGGTGCCCCGCGCCTCCACGGCGCCCCCGCCGCGCCGGGCCTGA
- a CDS encoding ABC transporter substrate-binding protein, with product MKRTAALRAVALGAAVAMIATACASGSGSNEETEGDGDNVTLTWWHNSNTGAGKDYYDTLADQFETDHPGVTVEVSAMAHEDMLTKLDAAFQTGDQPDVFMERGGGELKAHVEAGLVKDITEPAAETIAAIGGSVAGWQVEDKTYALPFSLGVVGFWYNKAIFADAGITEAPTTMDELYAAIDTLKGAGVEPISVGAGDKWPAAHYWYYFALRQCSQEVLADATQTLDFSDDCWVRAGEDLEALVAKEPFNTGFLATVAQTGPASASGLLATGKVAMELAGHWEPGVMQGLTDDGLGLGENTGWFAFPAVEGGDGDPTAQLGGGDAWACSNDAPDICVDFLEFMLSNEVQKGFAEYDMGLPTLPSATAFVSAPELAQLLAVRNEAPYIQLYFDTAFGESVGGAMNDAIANVFGSVGTAKDIVDATQAAAENA from the coding sequence ATGAAGAGGACTGCGGCACTGCGCGCGGTCGCGCTGGGCGCGGCGGTAGCGATGATCGCGACCGCGTGCGCCTCCGGCAGCGGCAGTAACGAGGAGACCGAGGGCGACGGCGACAACGTCACCCTCACGTGGTGGCACAACTCGAACACCGGCGCCGGCAAGGACTACTACGACACGCTGGCCGACCAGTTCGAGACGGACCACCCCGGTGTGACCGTCGAGGTCAGCGCCATGGCGCACGAGGACATGCTCACCAAGCTGGACGCGGCCTTCCAGACCGGCGACCAGCCCGACGTGTTCATGGAGCGCGGCGGCGGCGAGCTGAAGGCGCACGTCGAGGCGGGTCTGGTCAAGGACATCACCGAGCCGGCCGCCGAGACGATCGCAGCCATCGGCGGCTCCGTCGCCGGCTGGCAGGTCGAGGACAAGACGTACGCCCTGCCGTTCTCGCTGGGCGTCGTGGGCTTCTGGTACAACAAGGCGATCTTCGCCGACGCCGGCATCACCGAGGCGCCGACGACGATGGACGAGCTGTACGCCGCCATCGACACCCTCAAGGGCGCCGGCGTCGAGCCGATCTCGGTCGGAGCCGGCGACAAGTGGCCCGCCGCGCACTACTGGTACTACTTCGCGCTGCGGCAGTGCTCGCAGGAGGTCCTGGCGGACGCGACGCAGACGCTCGACTTCTCGGACGACTGCTGGGTCCGTGCCGGTGAGGACCTCGAGGCCCTCGTCGCCAAGGAGCCGTTCAACACCGGCTTCCTGGCCACGGTCGCGCAGACCGGCCCGGCCTCGGCCTCCGGCCTCCTCGCGACCGGCAAGGTCGCCATGGAGCTGGCCGGCCACTGGGAGCCCGGCGTCATGCAGGGCCTGACGGACGACGGTCTGGGCCTGGGCGAGAACACGGGCTGGTTCGCCTTCCCGGCGGTCGAGGGCGGCGACGGTGACCCCACCGCGCAGCTCGGCGGCGGCGACGCGTGGGCGTGCTCCAACGACGCCCCCGACATCTGCGTCGACTTCCTCGAGTTCATGCTCTCGAACGAGGTCCAGAAGGGCTTCGCCGAGTACGACATGGGTCTGCCCACGCTCCCGTCGGCCACGGCCTTCGTCTCGGCGCCCGAGCTGGCTCAGCTGCTCGCCGTCCGCAACGAGGCGCCGTACATCCAGCTGTACTTCGACACGGCGTTCGGTGAGAGCGTCGGTGGCGCGATGAACGACGCCATCGCCAACGTGTTCGGCAGCGTGGGTACGGCCAAGGACATCGTCGACGCGACCCAGGCCGCGGCCGAGAACGCCTGA
- a CDS encoding carbohydrate ABC transporter permease, which produces MVVPVLQAGHYSVYKWNGLGPLENFVGLQNYVQALGDQIFQRAVRNNLTIAFLSIAIQLPIGIMVALLLNRRFRGQTAMRVIVFVPYVLAEVVAGVVWALILQPNGPLDALLDSVGLGAIGQVWLGDPKVALWTVMGVLTWKYAGLAIVLLLAGLQGVPEELHEAAQIDGASWWQVQRKITIPLLGPTIRTWIFLSMIGSLQLFDMVWILTKGGPVNATVTMATYLINQGTDRQQYGYASAVAILLFAISFILAILYQTFFLNRDAGEDKPRRKKVAR; this is translated from the coding sequence GTGGTCGTGCCTGTGCTGCAGGCCGGCCACTACTCGGTGTACAAGTGGAACGGCCTCGGGCCGCTCGAGAACTTCGTCGGCCTCCAGAACTACGTGCAGGCGCTCGGCGACCAGATCTTCCAGCGGGCCGTCCGCAACAACCTGACGATCGCCTTCCTGTCGATCGCCATCCAGCTGCCCATCGGCATCATGGTCGCGCTCCTGCTCAACCGCAGGTTCCGCGGTCAGACGGCGATGCGCGTCATCGTCTTCGTCCCCTACGTGCTGGCCGAGGTCGTGGCCGGTGTGGTCTGGGCGCTCATCCTGCAGCCGAACGGGCCGCTCGACGCGCTGCTCGACTCGGTGGGCCTCGGGGCGATCGGCCAGGTCTGGCTCGGTGACCCCAAGGTCGCGCTGTGGACCGTGATGGGCGTCCTGACCTGGAAGTACGCGGGTCTGGCGATCGTCCTGCTGCTCGCGGGCCTCCAGGGCGTCCCGGAGGAGCTGCACGAGGCCGCGCAGATCGACGGCGCGTCGTGGTGGCAGGTGCAGCGCAAGATCACGATCCCGCTGCTCGGTCCCACCATCCGCACGTGGATCTTCCTGTCGATGATCGGCTCGCTGCAGCTCTTCGACATGGTCTGGATCCTCACCAAGGGCGGCCCGGTCAACGCGACCGTCACGATGGCGACGTACCTCATCAACCAGGGCACGGACCGTCAGCAGTACGGCTACGCCTCGGCGGTGGCGATCCTGCTCTTCGCCATCTCGTTCATCCTGGCGATCCTCTACCAGACGTTCTTCCTGAACCGCGACGCCGGCGAGGACAAGCCGCGTCGGAAGAAGGTGGCCCGATGA
- a CDS encoding carbohydrate ABC transporter permease: MTSTLAPPTRASRSARSRTGSRVARRTSPWVYVASVAIAAVVLSPVLYAVIGGFRSNGQLAADPTGLPNPWVFANYIGVITSGNFWTYALNSVIIAVITTALVVVAGVMAAYPLARFRFKGRQALFNVFVLGLLFPLTVAIIPLFLMVRDLGLTNTYWGVALPQAAFALPMTIVILRPFLMSLPNELEEAAMLDGASRIGFFWRILVPLSGPGMVTVGVLAFVGSWNGYLLPLLFLNRPELKTLPLGVADFSTQYSADTAGVLAFTSLAIIPALVFFLTMQKRIVSGLQGAVKG; encoded by the coding sequence ATGACCTCAACCCTCGCCCCGCCCACGCGGGCGTCACGCTCGGCACGGTCACGGACCGGGTCGCGGGTCGCGCGCCGCACGAGCCCGTGGGTCTACGTCGCCTCGGTCGCCATCGCCGCCGTGGTGCTCTCGCCCGTGCTGTACGCCGTCATCGGCGGCTTCCGGTCCAACGGGCAGCTCGCGGCCGACCCGACCGGTCTGCCGAACCCCTGGGTGTTCGCCAACTACATCGGCGTCATCACCTCCGGGAACTTCTGGACCTACGCGCTGAACTCGGTGATCATCGCCGTCATCACGACGGCGCTCGTGGTGGTCGCCGGCGTCATGGCTGCGTACCCGCTCGCGCGGTTCCGGTTCAAGGGCCGCCAGGCGCTGTTCAACGTGTTCGTGCTCGGTCTGCTGTTCCCGCTGACCGTGGCGATCATCCCGCTGTTCCTCATGGTGCGTGACCTGGGACTGACCAACACGTACTGGGGCGTGGCGCTGCCGCAGGCGGCGTTCGCGCTGCCGATGACGATCGTCATCCTGCGGCCGTTCCTCATGTCGCTGCCGAACGAGCTCGAGGAGGCGGCGATGCTCGACGGCGCGTCGCGCATCGGGTTCTTCTGGCGGATCCTGGTGCCGCTGTCCGGCCCCGGCATGGTGACGGTCGGCGTGCTGGCCTTCGTGGGCTCGTGGAACGGCTACCTGCTCCCGCTGCTGTTCCTCAACCGGCCCGAGCTCAAGACGCTGCCGCTCGGGGTGGCGGACTTCTCGACGCAGTACTCGGCCGACACGGCCGGCGTCCTGGCGTTCACGTCGCTCGCCATCATCCCGGCGCTGGTGTTCTTCCTGACGATGCAGAAGCGCATCGTCAGCGGTCTGCAGGGGGCCGTGAAGGGCTGA